The following is a genomic window from Aphis gossypii isolate Hap1 chromosome X, ASM2018417v2, whole genome shotgun sequence.
aaaaatatatatatactttaactgttgataatacaaatatttaaatgggaCCTATTTttgcatacatttttgaataatatgtacagtctataaagtaaaaataagttttaaagtaaatatttcattttattgaaatataatttgccAGACCtacatcattaatattataaattgtatttttatcaattggtcacattttatttcaacaagtgattttaattcatctattttttatgagaaaaaaaccaatcaattataatataatttagatgaATGTTTGTGATTAAGAAACATAATTAATcagttttatttctatatttatagtatataattaaatttttcatgttacaatttttagttattcaaatactttaacagtaattaaaatcataaatatatttatatatataccacatcataatatgtttttgtttttaacacaATTGTCTGCGTACCTgctagtaattaattttgagtaaacatattttatgagtaatgaatatgaatttatcatcaattgtttttaaataaatgaaattatgtttGGTCAATCATAATTCATTGAACAAAATCCATTTTTAAGATGACTCGTCGTAGGCTCAGAGTTTAATtttcactttattttaaatagtatattcaaacttgtgtagtataaaataattatttcaaacacaTATCTTTTTAGTTAAGATAAATAACTAAGTTTATTATCTTACATCATACAGTTGTCTTAAAATTGGAAATTGTCCCTTTGTGTTCAGTTCCGAGTTATTCTCTGATTATTTTAAGTCCATATAATTCATTAAGGCAAGGGTGCTGTATTATGGACATGTTTTGGGTTATGtataacaaattgtttaatctaaataaaccattaagttataaataattattgttttattttttatagttatccTTCTCTTTCTTCCTAAAgtgtctaaatattaaatattatgtattttttttagaataattatttcatacttaTTAATGATTGTActacaattacaataaattagtaatgaaatattttatttgaatttgtaataaattaaagtttttaaactttaaacagcAGTATGAAAACGTTAAACACCactgttgaaatatttgtaatattatattttcattactacattaattgtgtatattgtgtattaatatttaaataatatgttgattgATGACAGAGAAACGTGATAAAAtagctttatatttattttggtagttatatttagtatagttaAGTTTTTCAGCTGGTTTTATTTagtcatagtattatattattatattatattatattatattatattatattattgttttattattatttttatataaataataataaattataagagtagggaataaaaattaactgtgCAAGTTGCAGTGCATCACACCTCTGGGAATAATTACTTCCCTACTACAAGACTATTTGAAGTATGCATTGTGATTTGTAGACCCAAATGCACGGTTTGGTCAAGGTACAATTGGACCGAATCAATGGTAATATGTTTCAGGTCCTTCAGGCAGCAACAATACTCCGGTGGCTTCTCCTGCTCCTCACTCAAAACGGGTTTCTGCTAGAATGTCAAATCACCAAAACAATTCTCCGCTGGCGACATTGAACCCAAATGAAGCAGCCTCAAGCACTGCAAGTTCAACTTTTCCATCAACTACTACTCCAGCAAAAACATCACATAACAAAGCGGTTTCAAgagaagtaataattaattgtataaaatttaaatatatataagtattataattattattctattttagggatatactaaaaataaatctggCAATAAATCTGCAAATCCATCACCATATTGTGATTTTTGTTTGGGCGATGAAGTATCAAATAAATCTGGTCAACCAGAAATATTGATTTCTTGTTCGGACTGTGGTCGTTCAGGTAAAAGtgacttacattttattttgttaaaatatatactgaactttttatattttgtaggcCATCCAACATGTCTTCAATTTACCgcaaatatgataatttctGTTGGAAAATATCGTTGGCAGTGCATCGAGTGCAAATGTTGTTCAATTTGTGGAACATCTGATAATGatgtaagaataatatttttataattaataaaattattttaaaagctaaaaaattttttgttcattaataGGATCAACTTTTGTTTTGTGACGATTGTGACCGTGGTTATCATGTATATTGCTTAACGCCACCACTTACATCACCACCTGAAGGTTGTTGGAGTTGTAAATTATGCATTAAAGAATTCCATTCAAAATAATGCCTAACTTaagaaaaaactttttttatcttatcaaCCTTTGAGCTGTATAAATGTCATCTTGAATAGTTAACCAAATTATATTCCATAAGACGTGTTTACTAAATGTAATTGAGTTCAACCATTGATCACTAGATATTTAGGGTCAAtcagtattatatagtttaagtttttttttattgtaatcatacttttttataattttataattgccaaatttggtttatataaatgagttcaaattataatttttccatcAATATGTTTTgagtctattatttttattattatttttactttttttaaaccattgtgtgtaatttactgtaataagtgatttttttcaatattgaatgattaaatgtatttgtttctacagttcatttattatttatttatttttattcaactatTAAAAGTAATCAATTTGATTGTATTTTCCATTTGTGATTAAGAATAAGacacaaaatacaaaacctatatttttaatattgtcattatgTATAGGTGAAATGATgatcttaattaataaataattaaaagcaaatataatttctgtttaacttgtttgtattaaattactattgacAGTACATATAATAAGCATCTAATTATTTGGTaagtattatgaaatattaaaacatcttgtgttttatgttattttactttttatactattaatcatattttagcgACATAAAGTGtgagaaatattataagatttacaatttattatttgatatcatAGTTGTTAttcagtaaaatatgtatgtataggtaaattattactaactaCTTCActtggtacataataattataatttaaaagttatgtaattgaatattagagatgattttaaatgttaacattctttgatttgattttatagagtattaagataatattatcttctaaCTTTCTTATTCACTTTGTCGTAGACTTCAGGAAAGTTATGTTTACAATTAAGCTGGATTCTTATACTCTGatacaaataatgattaaacattttcttgAACTCATATTCATTCAAATAAGTACCAACATACATCATCTtaaacctaaaattaaatttgaaaacaaaaaactattttaattatacatattatgtggaATTTAACTTACCCTTTCAACTTGAGTACAAATAGTTCTAAATTCTTAACGATACTCGAGTTAAAATTGGACACTTTAGGCTCTCCATATAAACCGATATCAATGTACATTTTGTCTACTGGTGCATGTGAATGTACTAGACCGTTGCTCGGGCTTAAGACAGTTGGGCATACCCAAATAggataaatctaaaattacaatttacacaatttaaattgttggttattgtgttaataagataacaattgtatttttttttagattacatttaaatgttcatGGAATTTTTCCACGGACTCTTTCAGATTTGAGATAGGTAGTATGAAGTCATCTATAAAATGATGTTTATCATACAATTGTTTAATGGTATCTGTTTGTGTTAATTTCAGTAGTGCCACTTTTGCTGGCATTATCCATCCTAATAGATAACGAAATAATGGATGGTTTCCGAAAGGTATTATATCCTGTACACAAATATCATACTTACATTACAAATGGTcaaatgatatataaaaaaaaatattaaattttacaaatgttattataacagttattaCCTGTACTTCccaaaataaagaattattatgtCTAAAGTAATAATCTTTTAAAGGAATATATTCTTCGGTATGCTTCTGTGACAATAACAATGACTCAACATGCTTAAAAAACCATGGTTTATAAAATCGACCAATTTTGTTGACATTTTtctagaatataaaaatttattctcaaataaataattaatacaaattatacctattaaaggATGTGAATTTAACGCACTAAAAACCATGGTTTAAAtccaaatttatttgtttacttaaaataggaacatttatgcaaatatattaaaaatgtatttaaacatattatgtgttatatgtagtatatgtacattaaaaaatataagtaaatatacaaGTCACAAGATTACtaaaaagcaaataaaatgtttgacagAATCAGAGTTCGGATTGAAAAGAAATCGATACAGCAAGACTGAGCTCCCCTAATactcttttatttttagcttagGTCCTAATGTTTGTGAACTTTTATGaatgataaaacataaaactaaGTATTATGGAcatcaacaaaaaatttagaagtatgcatattattagttattacttaggtaattatatttatattatatacttgaaatatatgttttcttttttttattaaccaactgtaaaatatttaatgatgaaacaaaaaatataaataacccaCAGTTTGTTTATCTTAGTACcaatgtctataatattatgcaaaataatattttgtatttaaataataacatacctaCAACCCATTAATGTCCTATTGTccttcttaaaatatttaagtaaaatatcatttatattgaattttaattaaaatgcttCGTCACTTAAAATCATTACCCCTTCACAGCTAtgctaataatacaataactacCTTAGTACTATATCGTTTGTATATTGGTAaagatgtattaaaatattataatattatgtaattcatTACTGTGTTTTGATCGCCATCTGTCATTTGTCCAGTCATCAGAACACCTTCATTTTTACCAAACATTAATAGCTCgataaaatcattgttttctACATCAATTGTTTCTGCGATAAGACTGGATTGGATTTTTTCCAAAGATCTAATTGGCCGATACTGGAGTCTGACGTatctaaacaaattttaacgtACGATTTGTTTAAGAATTTAAGATAAACGCTAAATACGTACCTAGTGTAGAACAAActgtagttattataatgagagtaaattattactttttattgtatgtttgCAAGCAGTACaactacttaaaataataaaatattataataatacaacatatcgtgtaaaataattttattaattttaaatgtaaatagtcGGTAGGTGCCCAAAGAACGgagaaaattgtaaattgcatccaatacatttctatttagtaaattacgtctagaagttttttttatgtcatattatttctataataattatttattattggctAAAGGACATCGCGAGGAGacgattacatttttaaatttattattataatatctattatttcataacattatttataagataaatagactatcttcattttaatatggaataataataatatattaacttcgTAGATTACTAAGAGGTTATCATATCATTTTTACCATTTCATGGTATTGCAATAAAATCATTGATGTCAACAATATAACGTAACAACTATATTGATAAACGTTTGACTTTTATACAAGGTTACAATTAATGTTCAACTTTGTCCAAAATAatagacatttataaattcaaaagttcACTCGTATAAGATACTATGGATGCAAATGACCATACCCATTTTAGAATTCGAAAAAGgtcgtatacatttataaaaatattatattgaactattgaagtaaataataactatttactggttataattgattattcattttaaataggtacaatattatttatccggAAGTAACCACTCAAAACGGAACTTCAAAAGCCAAGAGCACCCACGAGCAATTTCGTATACGTGCGCCGCATCagttagataattattataggtgcattttttttttattcgttattgAAGTTATAGCGTTACTTACTTTTTCGCCGGTATTATTCTGATGTCGATAGCCGTCAAAAATCCCAGTGTGCCATACGAAAATGGAATACATCGGAAAACATCTGGATTCTCTGACTACAATATACGTcgcaatacataataataatcgataagCACGCGTTAAATCATTTTccataaaaaatgtgtgtaaatatgctaCGAAATTGGAtacaggtacctattatattatttttatgttattatacgaTTACCTCTGAACATGTGATCAAATCGCCGTCAGCTGTGACGAGTTCGTATCGCGTACACGTTTTATGAAACAACCCGAATTTAAAAGACGAAGATTCCAATCCTATGCCCATAACTAATCCTCCTAAATCAcgtgaatacaatataatgtaatactaatgacgcttatcatttttatattataaatttataactgtttttattttatctcaaaattattttaataaaagcgGGTATAGGTACCGATAGTCAAATCTTCCAATTCCAAGGCGACGGGTACTGTCCACCCCGATTGGATCAATATTGGAATTAATTGACCCACTGTAATACTTGGTTCAACCCTGactgtctaaaaaaaaaagtttatcgaTTATCGAAGtaactaaataaaagtttgttattagttattactttaaatcaataactatattaaccAGGCCTTGTTCTAATGATCGGTATTCAGTATAGAATAGAAACGTAAGTCTTTATAGTCTGGTTATTTTACCCAGCAAATATTAACAGATGAGGTAAATTTATCAactctttatttttatcaataaaataaaagcgaTCTCTCCTTTAAATTACACATCTCAAGTCTCAACGGggttaaactttaaaacttatgacatatatatagtatatacatagcaATAAAAAGACACTTAATGTTTTGGAGAAtaaccacaataatataatgcattatattataaaaatataataagctgGCCTGTCGATGATTAttgcgattataataatttcacggCTATAccgatcaataataatatacgataatcGTTTACCCGATTGTGGCTATCGATAGAAATCATCTCATCCAAATGGACGTTTATGTTGAACATGCGTTTCTTGTACGTCATTTCAGCGATAGTCATACTTCTCCAACTAGGTCTGGCCGTACACATCACGCGGCCTGGAGCGTGTAAATTTTTATGCCGTACCTGCGCGAGAACAAAAAGTATAAGCAATTAACGATCAGTTAACATTCATACATAGcaattattgcaataataatagcacagtgttttgatattatatttaggtagtatattgtatacacgtAGGTATACAGCGTATTCACCTCACACTGAATGTTTTCGACTTTTTTCTCGTGGTCAAGTCCGGTACTACGGCGGCGGCGTgaccatgattttttttcgaagACTGCCCACATCTTTCCCAAAACGGTGCAAGGCAAGAGGAAGAATACCACAAACACCCATCGGTAGTTCACCAACACGTATTCCGTTAAAGTATCCGAATGCATGACAGTATTTGAATAATCTTAAGATACACACAGaacaatgtataggtactaataaatattttagattctgaacgaagtgatacatgtattgatattacaataatgtgtgacgtgtgtgtatgttttttatgtCTGTGTACACCccaacttgtcgaaataatggttcaatttaaaacttcaagaGTGGTTCCCTAtgacaaagtgaatatccttatTCCATGGTTTACACATTATGGAGGTCAAAGTAAGAAGTTTtcagtagttttcaaaaaaatcagaaaaaacaacaaaaaaagtgACAGAGAATGGAAgtttcttaaacatttttaaccctAAACTTTAACCtttaaactgtttatttattatttcatgtacctaatcaattaatttatttggtgtatatttatcaattcaattttgatttatgattttatcaaGACATTTTCtggtattacaaaaaaattaagcgttttacctaatattaataataaatattttatttatccaaaaaattttattgttgacaTGTCATTACATTTCCTACCGTATAAGACTACATTTCACcacaatttactatttttctgaacagtatattcaatattgtaagCGCATGTTGCTGGTTTCCTTACCGACTTTGTTGTGAAGTTTAGGTATAGTTATCGGGTTTCGTCTAAATCATTATTCAAGATGATCACATATATGTAGTGAGTACTAAACGGTTTGATGGCATAATTTACGTGGTTATAAAGCTAGTGAGTAAAAACAGGAAAATTCGCAATCGCTATTCACATTAttcgctaaaaaaaaaaaaaatacctattggacgatttttgaattttctgcTCCGAATTCTACTGCTACGACTTTGGTTTTTTCggaagaaaataatgtttttcagaTGGACAGCCGCTATACTATGTAACGTCTAGTGTGTAGTGTTTTACAATCATAGATCTTATTCTTATACCAAGTTTAAGgtcaaaatacttaatacacaataatgtttcacctacataatattattatcaccgtTTGTTAGTATTTGTACCGTTGTGTATTTCTTGTTCAACAGTCGATTTACTCGCGATCGTCTTCATGGGACCCTAATGATTACGACAAACGAACGGTCATACATCGGACAACGTTAGTTGTGGGCctgagtttaaaaaaacacatgcttatacaatgtatacgaCGACAAGATTGTAGAAATCataggcataatattatatatatatgactcgaaattaaacatatttcatatacctaggtacgtgttttacatattattaataaataataataagtttttttatatcaaatagcataaataattaatagaaaatataattacatttttaaaataatacaaaatgtttcgtttttattatttgcctGACTTGAAATAGGCATTTGACAAATATCTAGACTTGTAAtgaaattgcataaaaattagtttcttTTACTAAATGCctagtattttagtaaaatgccCGATTCGATTTTATGTcttcgatataatatgtataatattatatatataaatacattatttttactacgtttgatacataggtacatactatttatatttatacagtattataattattaggtatattaaggGGACGTTATGTAAATGCACGATTTTTCAGCATGAAAACATAActacttaaaatgttaatatttcgaGTTTAAAGTAGATTTAGAGTTTAGACCAAAAATACCTATTGCAAAATTAATTAGGTTTTTATTCGATCGCAAGACGTCTTGACGGGATTCTGGCGGCTCGGTGCGGGAATACAGTAACTGCGAATCGCATGATTCGAACGGTATGGGATCCTGGTCGTTTGGGACGGAAAAACAACCGACTGTGGGTACAAACGACAtacgttacataatatttacaccgATGCGGGGGCTGCGCTAGCGAGCGGCAGGAAACAAacgatgttaaatttaatttagaatagtCGTCCGCTaacttgaatttttacaatatttttgggCCCCTTTCATATTTTTCCTCGAACTCAGTATCTATTcctaatatagttttatttgtatttgtgatttgtatttttatataacacctagctgttatattataatacgtaaaaaaaatggaCAAGTAGATTCCTCTTTGATAGAGGTTGGAGGTAatactcatattattgtatgtattatattgtgaaaaacgattctaagaTGATTATCAGACTACCCATACTaagtaagatatattttttatgctgcaaatgtattttactgttagttttacaacttttttgatttaattttaatttaatttaaaacatattagtatattacatttattacatattattaatatttaattattaaaaaagtttataattaaagttaaaacaataaaaccatattatgatactgtttgatgaaaatgtagataaattcattataatatcaatagacagtatcttaaaagttaaaactaatcTACTTATTTCTAAAAGTTCATGCGTATAATAACACTCATAACATAgtacaatactatataataaatagtaatatatgtaaatattttgaataatgagCAATGGACAAtggttttgaattataataagtgtCTAACATTCAAACATTGTTACTTTTCGttgaaacatatattttcgtcctaattttaattttaaatgtctataaaaaataattgggcataaacatttttttttttgaattttggtttcaatattaaatacttgtgTAAAACTTTgaactaaattttcaaatctgaAGTATGAGttttagtttcaaaataatgtagaCAGATTTGGAATCTTGtagatttttgtcaaaattgtaacttaaaataatttttaaaattatgactaCCTATATGTTTATGACATTTatgtatctttaatatttgttattaactattagaacaacttataagaaacttattattagtaatgcTAAGTTAGTATTACAGTTTTGAGCTTTTTTTTATCCAGagtattttcatttgatataataaattaataaaatatgtactttatatatccatatgcttatattattactggCATTAGAGTGACGAATAATTATACGAGTTTATCAGCAGCTAGTCGTCCGAcagaatactataatactataataatataatagctctACGAGATACGGAAATGCGTGGTGATCGCGCGAGGTAGCAGTAGGTATGGAATCCTGGTCGTTTGGGACGGAAAAACAACCGACTGTGGGTACAACCGACATGTAACATGATTACTTATaatgattacatattataatatttacaccgATGCGGCGTCGACGCCAACGAGCGAcaggaattaaattaaatttaaaatagtcgtGTGCTGActtgaatttttacaaaatttttggCCCCTttcatatttatgaattatgaaatgAAGCTATTGTCTTTctagtttcttttaaaaactatagtttCTTACTTAACTagattaataggtattttcaaatttttatttgaatttttctcaattattttaaaaaatactagtgATTTCAAGATAAACTatctataactataaaaaaggaTTCTGAGCGACGGTAAATATAAGGTATTATAGCCAGTAAggtactaagtatattttacggCAGGCCGAATTGATTTTTTACGAaaagattgtttttattatcatattaaattatatattgtgttgttattattaacttttgagttaaaaaataattttattactgtacCTAGTGAGTATGAATAGATCAGTGGTATTAATAAGCTATagcttaaattaaaactaatctaaatattttgataatgtcATAGtacatatcaaatttaataatataggtaggtacttaaagctttacaagttacaagagaattatattataatgtataaaaaacattgatataacatttagttaatatttcaagttgtttatttttaaattacaaccaaataaaaaaaatagatgttGACAAGAAACtggttttacgtaaaaattcttaattttttttttagtttttcccagttaataagaaaataattgatacttttttagttttgcCCCCGAAGTTATAGTTTgatgatacatttttctattacattttcatggcTTATTCTGCTCTGAAAGATGATGA
Proteins encoded in this region:
- the LOC114128394 gene encoding delta(24)-sterol reductase-like, producing MHSDTLTEYVLVNYRWVFVVFFLLPCTVLGKMWAVFEKKSWSRRRRSTGLDHEKKVENIQCEVRHKNLHAPGRVMCTARPSWRSMTIAEMTYKKRMFNINVHLDEMISIDSHNRTVRVEPSITVGQLIPILIQSGWTVPVALELEDLTIGGLVMGIGLESSSFKFGLFHKTCTRYELVTADGDLITCSESENPDVFRCIPFSYGTLGFLTAIDIRIIPAKKYVRLQYRPIRSLEKIQSSLIAETIDVENNDFIELLMFGKNEGVLMTGQMTDGDQNTKNVNKIGRFYKPWFFKHVESLLLSQKHTEEYIPLKDYYFRHNNSLFWEVQDIIPFGNHPLFRYLLGWIMPAKVALLKLTQTDTIKQLYDKHHFIDDFILPISNLKESVEKFHEHLNIYPIWVCPTVLSPSNGLVHSHAPVDKMYIDIGLYGEPKVSNFNSSIVKNLELFVLKLKGFKMMYVGTYLNEYEFKKMFNHYLYQSIRIQLNCKHNFPEVYDKVNKKVRR